One window of Nymphaea colorata isolate Beijing-Zhang1983 chromosome 1, ASM883128v2, whole genome shotgun sequence genomic DNA carries:
- the LOC116246053 gene encoding heme-binding-like protein At3g10130, chloroplastic has protein sequence MGGAAAIFDLTSSPLVVVDRWHRERSSQLGGGRRGTAPLFIPSATVVRTAATSSAVDDAASARKGENGRTPPSPIETRLSLVAALASQAFSASQRRLADLAVETWRYAFPRRMADARNLEEMLMSVPDLETVPFKVVSRKEQYEIREVEAYYVAETTMTGNKGFDFTASSQAFNVLAAYLFGKNTVSEKMEMTTPVYVQRGTQSDGEKMDMTTPVITKELTGQDGWKMSFVMPSKYGGRLPFPKDSSVQIKEVPRKFVAVSAFSGFVTDEEVKRRERQLRTAVKNDKDFQFKDNSAVEIAQFNPPFTLPFMRRNEIALEVEPKNV, from the exons ATGGGTGGTGCAGCTGCAATCTTTGATTTGACGTCCTCCCCCCTCGTTGTTGTCGACCGATGGCATCGAGAGCGCAGCAGTCAGCTGGGGGGAGGGAGAAGGGGGACTGCGCCCTTATTCATCCCGTCTGCGACCGTAGTACGGACGGCGGCGACGTCTTCCGCTGTCGATGATGCTGCTAGTGCTCGCAAGGGGGAGAATGGCAGAACTCCGCCCTCTCCCATCGAAACACGTCTTTCTCTCGTTGCTGCCCTCGCTTCCCAGGCTTTCTCTGCCTCTCAACGAC GTTTGGCGGACCTGGCGGTGGAAACATGGAGATATGCTTTCCCTCGCAGGATGGCAGACGCCCGAAACCTTGAAGAGATGCTTATGTCCG TTCCCGATCTTGAAACCGTGCCATTTAAGGTCGTGTCCAGAAAAGAGCAGTATGAGATCAGGGAGGTTGAG GCGTACTATGTAGCGGAAACAACAATGACTGGGAATAAAGGATTTGACTTCACTGCCTCGTCTCAAGCTTTTAATGTGCTGGCTGCATATCTGTTTGGTAAG AATACTGTGTCTGAGAAGATGGAGATGACAACACCGGTTTATGTTCAGAGGGGTACTCAATCAGATGGAGAAAAGATGGACATGACAACACCTGTGATTACAAAGGAG TTGACGGGTCAGGATGGATGGAAGATGTCGTTCGTCATGCCCTCCAAATATGGAGGCAGGCTTCCATTCCCAAAAGATTCATCTGTACAAATAAAAGAAGTGCCAAGAAAGTTTGTTGCTGTGTCTGCTTTTTCAG GCTTTGTTACGGACGAAGAAGTTAAACGAAGGGAGAGACAATTACGTACTGCTgttaaaaatgacaaagatTTCCAATTTAAGGACAATTCAGCGGTTGAAATTGCACAG TTCAATCCCCCATTTACGCTACCATTCATGCGCCGAAATGAAATAGCTCTGGAGGTTGAACCCAAGAATGTGTAG
- the LOC116259558 gene encoding PI-PLC X domain-containing protein At5g67130-like — translation MAALAQTIISGCVGAGSNRELQKALSALCMICCFVVGVECLCFNGSCQARSSSCLEEGNCGSGFQCQQCPARGILAPRCTRIRPTNPLSHVKSLPFNRYTWLTTHNSYAVQGMKDVGGVPRLSPSNQQDSILGQLQNGVRGLMLDMYDFEDDIWLCHSYGGHCHNFTAYQRAIDVLIEIRDFMRSNPEEIITLFIEDYVKVPQGLSRLFFEAGLNEFWFPVTRMPKYGVGDWPTVSNMIKRNQRLVVFTSKMNKEDSEGIAYQWTYVVENQYGDEGMRKGVCHNRQESYPMMVSLSLILMNHFPSLADYTGSCQHNSAELMQMMRTCYEAASSRVPNFIAVDFYKRSDGGGAPEAVDQANRQHLCRCWDAAHCKVLSLLPTRTISYNLHGIFP, via the exons ATGGCAGCGCTTGCTCAGACAATTATATCAGGCTGCGTTGGTGCAGGCAGCAAT agggaactacagaaGGCGTTATCAGCGTTGTGCATGATTTGCTGCTTCGTTGTGGGTGTAGAATGTCTCTGCTTCAATGGCAGCTGTCAG gcaAGAAGCTCATCATGCTTGGAAGAGGGAAACTGCGGATCTGGGTTTCAGTGCCAGCAGTGTCCTGCAAGAGGAATTCTTGCTCCCAGATGCACACGGATCCGTCCCACCAATCCTCTGTCTCAT GTGAAATCTCTCCCCTTCAACAGATACACATGGCTCACCACGCATAACTCGTATGCCGTTCAAGGGATGAAGGACGTGGGGGGCGTTCCAAGGCTTTCACCATCGAACCAACAAGACTCAATTCTAGGCCAACTCCAA AATGGTGTGAGAGGACTGATGTTGGACATGTATGACTTTGAAGATGACATCTGGCTGTGCCATTCATATGGTGGCCACTGCCACAATTTCACTGCATAT CAAAGAGCTATTGATGTGCTGATAGAGATAAGAGATTTCATGAGGTCGAACCCTGAGGAGATCATTACCCTATTCATTGAAGACTATGTGAAGGTACCACAAGGACTCAGCAGACTCTTCTTTGAGGCTGGTTTAAACGAGTTCTGGTTCCCGGTGACGAGAATGCCGAAATATGGAGTCGGCGATTGGCCGACAGTCTCTAATATGATAAAGAGGAACCAAAGGCTGGTGGTGTTCACTTCCAAGATGAACAAGGAGGATTCTGAAGGCATTGCTTATCAATGGACATACGTGGTCGAGAATCAGT ATGGTGATGAAGGGATGAGGAAGGGTGTTTGTCACAACCGGCAAGAGTCATACCCAATGATGGTTAGTCTTTCACTTATATTGATGAATCACTTTCCAAGCCTCGCCGATTACACCGGCTCCTGCCAGCACAATTCTGCCGAGTTGATGCAGATGATGCGCACTTGCTATGAAGCTGCCTCCAGTCGCGTCCCCAACTTCATTGCCGTTGATTTCtacaag AGAAGCGATGGAGGAGGAGCTCCAGAAGCCGTAGACCAGGCAAACAGACAACATCTGTGCCGTTGCTGGGATGCAGCTCACTGCAAGGTTCTAAGCCTACTGCCTACCAGAACAATCTCGTATAATCTTCACGGCATTTTTCCTTGA
- the LOC116246055 gene encoding uncharacterized protein LOC116246055 has translation MGNCLTIEAKVIKFKNKDGEMLEHDAPQEVQHLLADFPVHASSESYAASSALLPDQVSHLPSSSTAQETEERNTPTTSNGDDHAAGAGESKCSSGGIIRIKLLVTKQQLEDILTKGVSLDNMITNLTRGAYNIDSPNSRWKPTLRSIPEGCDEKQELL, from the coding sequence ATGGGCAATTGCCTTACTATCGAAGCAAAGGTAATCAAATTCAAGAATAAAGATGGTGAAATGCTTGAACATGATGCACCACAAGAGGTGCAACATCTGCTAGCTGATTTCCCTGTCCATGCAAGTTCTGAGTCGTATGCAGCTTCTAGCGCCCTTCTACCAGATCAGGTTTCGCATCTCCCATCCTCTTCAACCGCGCAAGAAACAGAGGAAAGGAATACACCTACAACATCAAATGGAGATGATCATGCTGCTGGTGCTGGAGAAAGCAAGTGTAGCAGTGGAGGGATAATAAGAATCAAGCTTCTCGTCACCAAGCAACAACTGGAAGACATACTAACCAAAGGAGTCTCCCTCGACAACATGATCACAAACCTCACAAGAGGGGCATATAACATAGATTCTCCGAATTCTCGGTGGAAACCTACACTGAGAAGTATACCAGAAGGATGTGATGAGAAGCAAGAACTACTATGA
- the LOC116246205 gene encoding 40S ribosomal protein S10-1-like, which yields MLIPKKNRNEVYKYLFQEGVLYAKKDFNLQKHPEIDVPNLQVIKLMQSFKSKEYVRETFSWMYYYWYLTNDGIEYLRTYLNLPSEIVPATLKKSVKPLGRSMGGGPGGDRPRGPPRFEGDRPRFGDRDGYRGGPRGGEFGDKGGAPPEFQPSFRGAGGRPGFGRGGGGYGGGPASSSLA from the exons ATG TTGATCCCGAAGAAGAATAGGAACGAGGTCTACAAGTACCTCTTTCAAG AGGGCGTGCTCTATGCGAAGAAGGATTTCAATCTGCAGAAGCATCCTGAGATCGATGTCCCCAACCTACAAGTTATCAAGTTGATGCAGAGCTTCAAGTCCAAGGAGTACGTGAGGGAAACATTCTCGTGGATGTACTACTACTGGTACCTCACCAACGATGGCATCGAATACCTGAGGACTTACTTGAATCTGCCATCTGAAATCGTCCCAGCAACCTTGAAGAAGTCCGTGAAGCCCCTCGGGAGGTCCATGGGCGGTGGTCCTGGTGGTGACAGACCCAG AGGCCCTCCACGATTTGAAGGCGACAGGCCCAGGTTCGGTGATCGGGATGGATACCGTGGTGGCCCTCGCGGGGGTGAATTTGGTGACAAGGGTGGAGCTCCACCTGAATTCCAGCCTTCCTTTAGG GGTGCGGGTGGACGACCTGGGTTTGGAAGAGGTGGTGGTGGTTATGGTGGTGGTCCTGCATCCAGTTCTCTTGCTTAG
- the LOC116245887 gene encoding uncharacterized protein LOC116245887 isoform X2, producing MAAVLSFGPAAVGGPVRHRTNSSRRSPTRLAADLRETPSASVKTEDEERLGEGTAVSPPPGFKPPQPKRFSARPDKIVDVLSASLALPFRLGTGAFALGYSASFVSEEEIPPSLKLKETSKLGPRPEMPIEIYEFESCPFCRKVREIVSVLDLDVLYYPCPRNGPTYRPKVIQMGGKSQFPYMVDPNTGVAMYESDDIINYLVGKYGDGTRPFMLSLGLLTTLTAGFAMIGRMGKGSSYTPSKAPPKPLELWAYEASPFCKIVREVMVELELPHLLHSTARGSPNRQKLFERAGHFQAPYLEDPNTGVKMFESAEIIDYLKTTYMLPAS from the exons ATGGCAGCCGTCTTGTCCTTCGGACCTGCCGCTGTCGGAGGGCCGGTGCGTCATCGGACTAATTCCTCTCGTCGAAGCCCGACGCGTCTCGCCGCGGATCTCAGAGAAACCCCTTCTGCCTCCGTGAAAACCGAAGACGAAGAGAGGCTGGGCGAGGGTACCGCCGTGTCGCCACCCCCAGGCTTCAAGCCCCCGCAACCAAAGCGATTCTCTGCCCGGCCCGACAAAATCGTCGACGTGCTGTCGGCGTCACTCGCACTGCCCTTCCGTCTCGGCACCGGCGCCTTCGCCttagg ATACAGTGCTTCTTTTGTATCAGAAGAGGAGATCCCTCCAA GCTTGAAGCTGAAGGAGACTTCAAAATTGGGTCCTAGGCCTGAAATGCCCATTGAGATCTATGAGTTTGAAAG CTGCCCCTTTTGTCGTAAG GTTAGAGAAATCGTGAGTGTATTGGATCTAGATGTTCTGTACTATCCTTGCCCACGGAATGGCCCAACCTATCGTCCCAAGGTTATACAAATGGGTGGAAAGTCGCAGTTCCCATACATG GTGGATCCAAACACTGGTGTTGCTATGTACGAGTCAGATGATATAATAAACTACTTGGTTGGGAAATATG gTGATGGGACCCGCCCGTTTATGCTATCACTTGGGTTATTAACG ACTCTAACTGCAGGATTTGCAATGATTGGTCGTATGGGAAAG GGCTCTTCATATACTCCATCAAAAGCCCCACCTAAACCACTTGAGTTATGGGCATATGAG GCTTCCCCTTTCTGTAAGATTGTCCGTGAAGTTATGGTTGAGCTGGAGTTGCCACACTTGCTTCACAG CACTGCTCGTGGTAGTCCGAATCGGCAGAAGCTATTCGAGAGGGCTGGGCATTTTCAG GCACCTTACCTGGAAGACCCAAATACTGGGGTTAAGATGTTTGAAAGTGCAGAGATTATAGACTACCTGAAAACAACCTACATGCTTCCAGCGTCGTGA
- the LOC116245887 gene encoding uncharacterized protein LOC116245887 isoform X1, producing MAAVLSFGPAAVGGPVRHRTNSSRRSPTRLAADLRETPSASVKTEDEERLGEGTAVSPPPGFKPPQPKRFSARPDKIVDVLSASLALPFRLGTGAFALGYSASFVSEEEIPPSVYSTFKIAGLKLKETSKLGPRPEMPIEIYEFESCPFCRKVREIVSVLDLDVLYYPCPRNGPTYRPKVIQMGGKSQFPYMVDPNTGVAMYESDDIINYLVGKYGDGTRPFMLSLGLLTTLTAGFAMIGRMGKGSSYTPSKAPPKPLELWAYEASPFCKIVREVMVELELPHLLHSTARGSPNRQKLFERAGHFQAPYLEDPNTGVKMFESAEIIDYLKTTYMLPAS from the exons ATGGCAGCCGTCTTGTCCTTCGGACCTGCCGCTGTCGGAGGGCCGGTGCGTCATCGGACTAATTCCTCTCGTCGAAGCCCGACGCGTCTCGCCGCGGATCTCAGAGAAACCCCTTCTGCCTCCGTGAAAACCGAAGACGAAGAGAGGCTGGGCGAGGGTACCGCCGTGTCGCCACCCCCAGGCTTCAAGCCCCCGCAACCAAAGCGATTCTCTGCCCGGCCCGACAAAATCGTCGACGTGCTGTCGGCGTCACTCGCACTGCCCTTCCGTCTCGGCACCGGCGCCTTCGCCttagg ATACAGTGCTTCTTTTGTATCAGAAGAGGAGATCCCTCCAAGTGTGTATTCAACTTTCAAAATTGCTG GCTTGAAGCTGAAGGAGACTTCAAAATTGGGTCCTAGGCCTGAAATGCCCATTGAGATCTATGAGTTTGAAAG CTGCCCCTTTTGTCGTAAG GTTAGAGAAATCGTGAGTGTATTGGATCTAGATGTTCTGTACTATCCTTGCCCACGGAATGGCCCAACCTATCGTCCCAAGGTTATACAAATGGGTGGAAAGTCGCAGTTCCCATACATG GTGGATCCAAACACTGGTGTTGCTATGTACGAGTCAGATGATATAATAAACTACTTGGTTGGGAAATATG gTGATGGGACCCGCCCGTTTATGCTATCACTTGGGTTATTAACG ACTCTAACTGCAGGATTTGCAATGATTGGTCGTATGGGAAAG GGCTCTTCATATACTCCATCAAAAGCCCCACCTAAACCACTTGAGTTATGGGCATATGAG GCTTCCCCTTTCTGTAAGATTGTCCGTGAAGTTATGGTTGAGCTGGAGTTGCCACACTTGCTTCACAG CACTGCTCGTGGTAGTCCGAATCGGCAGAAGCTATTCGAGAGGGCTGGGCATTTTCAG GCACCTTACCTGGAAGACCCAAATACTGGGGTTAAGATGTTTGAAAGTGCAGAGATTATAGACTACCTGAAAACAACCTACATGCTTCCAGCGTCGTGA